Proteins encoded within one genomic window of Episyrphus balteatus chromosome 1, idEpiBalt1.1, whole genome shotgun sequence:
- the LOC129907893 gene encoding formin-like protein 1 isoform X1 yields MNLKILLTTLTLLIAGVFNVNASSPAALYIRQRAEDALQEQMIKSRSTQMLRSSISSCHPYYSELLNNILANYEQNLKKCEDNENEKLETLASEGQQSRDATTETLNEVCANLDGCKAESENLEFFDCVNSSGDKNTRGVWKASKDSSDTAAHIREQIHVIKYEIGRCNSDAERKYIVETAKATDDMMSCYANGGVIPTDPPATDPPATDPPATDPPATDPPATDPPATDPTATDPPATDPPATDPPATDPPATEPPATDPPATDPPATNPPATDPPATDPPATDPPATDPPATDPPATDPPATDPPATDPPATDPPATDPPATEPPATDPPATDPPATDPPATDPPATDPPATDPPATDPPATNPPETDPPAPSSSESDERDQVEELEDSKVRTRLENFMKNWGRRV; encoded by the exons atgaatttaaaaattcttttgacaACGTTAACTTTGTTAATTGCAGGAGTTTTTAAT GTGAATGCAAGTAGTCCAGCAGCTTTGTACATTCGACAAAGAGCTGAAGATGCActtcaagaacaaatgattaaATCAAGATCAACGCAAATGCTACGATCAAGTATTAGTTCATGTCATCCGTATTATTCTGAacttttgaacaatattttggCCAATTATGAGCAAAATCTTAAAAAGTGTGAggataatgaaaatgaaaagcTTGAAACACTGGCAAGTGAGGGTCAACAATCGAGAGATGCTACAACTGAGACTTTAAATGAAGTTTGTGCAAATCTTGATGGATGTAAAGCTGAATCAgagaatttggaattttttgacTGTGTCAATTCATCG ggagATAAAAACACTCGCGGAGTATGGAAGGCATCTAAGGATTCGTCAGATACTGCTGCTCATATTAGAGAACAGATTCATGTTATAAAATACGAAATAGGAAGATGTAATAGTGATGCAGAACGAAAGTATATTGTGGAAACGGCCAAGGCTACTGATGATATGATGTCTTGTTATGCAAATGGAGGTGTTATACCCACAGATCCTCCAGCAACTGATCCACCAGCAACTGATCCTCCAGCAACAGATCCTCCAGCAACTGATCCTCCAGCAACTGATCCACCAGCAACTGATCCAACAGCAACTGATCCACCAGCAACTGATCCACCAGCAACTGATCCTCCAGCAACTGATCCTCCGGCAACAGAACCACCAGCAACTGATCCACCAGCAACTGATC CACCAGCAACTAATCCACCAGCAACTGATCCACCAGCAACTGATCCACCAGCAACTGATCCACCAGCAACTGATCCACCAGCAACTGATC CACCAGCAACTGATCCACCAGCAACTGATCCACCAGCAACTGATCCTCCAGCAACAGATCCTCCAGCAACTGATCCTCCGGCAACAGAACCACCAGCAACTGATCCACCAGCAACTGATCCTCCAGCAACTGACCCACCAGCAACTGATCCTCCAGCAACAGATCCTCCAGCAACTGATCCTCCAGCAACAGATCCACCAGCAACAAATCCACCAGAAACCGATCCTCCGGCACCATCATCAAGCGAATCAGACGAAAGGGATCAAGTAGAAGAACTTGAAGATAGTAAAGTACGTACAAGACTTGAAAACTTTATGAAAAATTGGGGAAGGCGTGTTTAA
- the LOC129907893 gene encoding formin-like protein 1 isoform X2: MNLKILLTTLTLLIAGVFNVNASSPAALYIRQRAEDALQEQMIKSRSTQMLRSSISSCHPYYSELLNNILANYEQNLKKCEDNENEKLETLASEGQQSRDATTETLNEVCANLDGCKAESENLEFFDCVNSSGDKNTRGVWKASKDSSDTAAHIREQIHVIKYEIGRCNSDAERKYIVETAKATDDMMSCYANGGVIPTDPPATDPPATDPPATDPPATDPPATDPPATDPTATDPPATDPPATDPPATDPPATDPPATNPPATDPPATDPPATDPPATDPPATDPPATDPPATDPPATDPPATDPPATDPPATEPPATDPPATDPPATDPPATDPPATDPPATDPPATDPPATNPPETDPPAPSSSESDERDQVEELEDSKVRTRLENFMKNWGRRV, encoded by the exons atgaatttaaaaattcttttgacaACGTTAACTTTGTTAATTGCAGGAGTTTTTAAT GTGAATGCAAGTAGTCCAGCAGCTTTGTACATTCGACAAAGAGCTGAAGATGCActtcaagaacaaatgattaaATCAAGATCAACGCAAATGCTACGATCAAGTATTAGTTCATGTCATCCGTATTATTCTGAacttttgaacaatattttggCCAATTATGAGCAAAATCTTAAAAAGTGTGAggataatgaaaatgaaaagcTTGAAACACTGGCAAGTGAGGGTCAACAATCGAGAGATGCTACAACTGAGACTTTAAATGAAGTTTGTGCAAATCTTGATGGATGTAAAGCTGAATCAgagaatttggaattttttgacTGTGTCAATTCATCG ggagATAAAAACACTCGCGGAGTATGGAAGGCATCTAAGGATTCGTCAGATACTGCTGCTCATATTAGAGAACAGATTCATGTTATAAAATACGAAATAGGAAGATGTAATAGTGATGCAGAACGAAAGTATATTGTGGAAACGGCCAAGGCTACTGATGATATGATGTCTTGTTATGCAAATGGAGGTGTTATACCCACAGATCCTCCAGCAACTGATCCACCAGCAACTGATCCTCCAGCAACAGATCCTCCAGCAACTGATCCTCCAGCAACTGATCCACCAGCAACTGATCCAACAGCAACTGATCCACCAGCAACTGATCCACCAGCAACTGATC CACCAGCAACTGATCCACCAGCAACTGATC CACCAGCAACTAATCCACCAGCAACTGATCCACCAGCAACTGATCCACCAGCAACTGATCCACCAGCAACTGATCCACCAGCAACTGATC CACCAGCAACTGATCCACCAGCAACTGATCCACCAGCAACTGATCCTCCAGCAACAGATCCTCCAGCAACTGATCCTCCGGCAACAGAACCACCAGCAACTGATCCACCAGCAACTGATCCTCCAGCAACTGACCCACCAGCAACTGATCCTCCAGCAACAGATCCTCCAGCAACTGATCCTCCAGCAACAGATCCACCAGCAACAAATCCACCAGAAACCGATCCTCCGGCACCATCATCAAGCGAATCAGACGAAAGGGATCAAGTAGAAGAACTTGAAGATAGTAAAGTACGTACAAGACTTGAAAACTTTATGAAAAATTGGGGAAGGCGTGTTTAA